Below is a window of Fervidobacterium pennivorans DSM 9078 DNA.
CAAATTATATTGTGAAGTCATACGATAACACAGTTTACGTGACACTCTTTGTTAATGAGAAGAAATACAAAGAATTTCTTGACCTAGTAAACACAATGAGTTTTACAACAGCGACTGTTAAAGTCGATGAAGCTTTTTTGAAATCATTTAATGTAGTTGTTGTTCAGACCTTTTCTGATGGTTCTAGGTTAGTAAAAGGGAAAATAAAAGAAATAGAGAGGCTGAAGAAAGCAATCGAAGAAAGCATTACGAATGTTGTTATAAAAGCCGAACCATCTGATCCTTCAAAAGATGTGATATCTAAGGTTCTTGGTTATCCAGTTGACATTACAACAGATGGTTATTGGATAATAACTGTACCGAAGCAAGAATATTCAACGATTCAGGAGAAATTTAAGAATATCAGAGAAAACTTTGGCAAAAGTATAATTACGCTGAGCGGTAGATACGATGAAAACGCAGTGGAGATTGCTAAAAAAATTTACGGCGTGGAAATATACACGTTGTCAGATAGATTGATTATCTACGGTTCCCAAGCCCAAAATACAAGGGAATTTTTGGAAAAACTGACAGTTGAAAATTTCATAGTTCCCGTCCAGATTTCGCTTTCAAATGTTCATATCGATTATGTCAAGAAAGTCTACGATGTTGAAATTATCTACTTTCCAGAAATGAATAAAGCCGTAGTTTTTGGACCAACTGAACGTGCTTTAAGAGCAGCCGCTTATTTAAAATCGCTTACCATACAGACAGATTTAGAATCACTAAAACTTCCTAGTTCTTTGAAAAAAGAAGATTTAGAAAAATTGAGTTCGCTCCTGGAACTGAATGTAAAGATAGAAGTTATCGGAGATACTGTATATCTAAAAGGAAGTAAGAACGACATCGAGAAACTGGTTAAAGAAATTAACAAGCTGAGTCTGTCACCGGAAATGATTTACGATGTTATTAGTTACGATGAAAGCTTGGATGAAATTTTAAGGAAACTGTACAATGTGCAAACTTACAAAATAAAATCGGGATACATAGTCTACGGGACACAGGAGCAACTTGCGAGTGTAAAATCTTTCGTAAGTGGTTTCTCTACGCAACTTGAAGTTAGGACGTTAACAACAAAACTCGAAGCAAAAGATATTGAAACAATTATTTCTGTTTACGACCCGAACGTAAAAAATTATAAAATAGCTGATAAAGTTTATTTGGTTGGCAAGAAAGAAAGCCTAGATAAGATAGAAAAAGAAATTTTGCAGTTCGATGTCCAAAGTGAATATAACATCATAAATGGTAAGTTGCTGATCGAAGTTACAAATAAGAATTTGACAGAACTTGTAATGAAAGTAAGTAGTGTGTTTAAAGAACAAGCTATTTTGGTAGATGAATTAAAAACGAATGTTACTTTGCGATTGTTGGTAGCGGATTTTAAGAGCTTTTTGGAATATTTACAGACCTTTGGTGTTACTTATAAACAGACAGACGATGTTTACTTAATTTATTCAAGTGTTCCTCAACAAGCAGTTTTCCAGGGACAGCAACAAACGCAACCAGTGCAACCAGAAGAAGTTATCGTGAAAGATGGACTGATAACAATAAATGCTTCGAACAAAAACGTAACTGATATAGTTTCCCAAGTACTTTCAAAGCTTGGAAAGTCTTACAAAATCGATGATGTACAAACAAAAATTTTCTCTGTCAGTTTGAATAACATAGACTACGAAACATTCAAATCGGTGTTTTCCGAATGGGTTGATATTAAGGAAATTGGTAATGTAGTCTACGTTTCAAAACCTGTATCTGTTAGCGAGTCAAAAGTTTCAGTTAAGAATGGCAAGATTAGTGTAAAAATAGACAATGAACCACTTGGAAATGTTATAAAATCCGTCTTTGAAAGTTTCGGGTATCCCATTATATTCTCCAAACAAATAAACACGACGGCAACGATGTCGCTATCAGAGATAGATTTCGATACTTTCACTTCTATACTTTTGAATTACGGGATAGCGATTAAAAAATCCGGAAACGTGTATGTTGTTGACACTACACCTGAAGCCACAAAAACAAAAACAACGTATACGTTTAATGTAACGCGTGGTGCTGATAAAGTCAAAGCACTTATAGAATTCTACGGTGGTAAAGCAATGGTGAATACAGATGCCGGAATAGTAATTGCTTATGATTTAGATCCGAAAAATGTCGATGATATCAGAAACGTCATCGATAAGGTTTCTAAAGTCAGAATTGTCTCCATCGAAACAAAAGTAGTTGACGAATCTCTTTTGAACAGTCTGGGATTTGATATCTCAACGATTTTGAGTTCAGCTGATTATCTATCGATTGGTACTGGAGGTCTTAGCCTGAAATTCAAGATTGTTGACTTTATGGATTTGCAAGCGCTGTGGAACAAAATAATCGACGAAGCTCAGGTTCAAATTAAAACGTCAGGCAGTAATGTAGCAGCTCCATACGGAACATCTGGAGGAGGAAAACTATTGGCAAACCCAAATATAATGGCAAAGAGTGGGGAACAAGCAAGAATATTTATAGGTGATTCTATACCGGTTGTAATTACTTCTGAAGGAAGGCAGACGATGAACTATTTGGAAGCCGGTATAGAATTAAGAATCACCCCGAGTATAAACCTTGATGATACGATAGACTTGGATTTATATACAACAGTTGGAAACTTTGATTATTCAGTAGTTGTAGGAGGCTTCCCGAAGCAGAACAAAAGAGAGGTCCAAACAAAGATTACACTCAAGAATGGTCAAACACTCATAATCGGTGGACTTGCCAGAGAAGAGGTTAGCAAATCGGAATGGAAAATCCCAATTCTCGGAGACTTACCTATAATCGGTTGGCTTTTCAAAGGTATGCAAGAAAAAACAGAACAAAGAAACATAGTGATATTCTTAACAGCCAAGATAATAGAGCAATAGTCAGTATAAGCATTATCTGAAAGCGCCGGGCAATCCAAATGACCGGCGCTTTTTTAGTCTCTAAGGTATCTATGACGAGAAATTGTGGTATACTAAAAATAGTTGGTTTTTTAAAGGAATTTGTTCAAAGGAAAGGTGAGTAAAATGAACAGAAGACCTGTGGTTGCTGGAAAATTTTATCCTGGAACTCCAAATCAATTGACAAGCATGTGTGAAGCTTTTCTGGGAAGTGAAAAACCGAAAAATCGTCTTGAAAAACCATTAGGTCTTATCTTACCGCATGCTGGGTACATATACAGCGGAAAAACCGCAGGATTGGGTATTAAAAAAGCTGTTGAATTTGGTAAGCCAAGTAACATAATCATTCTAGGTCCTAATCACACAGGTTACGGTGCTTCGGTCTCTGTTTGGAAGGAAGGTGAGTGGTTCGTTCCAAATGGAAGTGTTAGGGTAAACTCTATAATAGCTGAGGAAATAATAGACGGAAAAATAATTGAAGAAGACGAAAGTGCCCATTTGTACGAGCACTCTATAGAAGTTCAACTACCGTTATTAATACACGCATTTGGTGAATTTCAAATAGTTCCCATCTGTATGATGGATCAACGACTCACTAAGGCCCGCTTTATTGCTGAAAGGATAAGAAAAATTCTTGAGAAATATCCAGATACATTAGTTGTTGCTTCTTCTGATTTCAACCATTATGATCCACATGAATTAACCATGAAAAAAGATGAGATTGCTATTACGAGAATAATTAGTAACGATTTGGAGGGTCTTTACGAAGATTTGAAAAAATACGACATAACCATGTGCGGTCCTGGACCTGTTGCGGTTGTTAGAAGTTTGTTTGAAAACGCCGAACTCGTATATCACACTACGAGTGCGGAGTTTTCGCAGGACTTTTCTTACACTGTTGGATATGCTTCTTTCATTTTGTGGTAAGAGTTCAAGAATAAAAAAGCCCAGAGCTCAGCTCTGGGCTTTTTGATTTTTAATCTTTTTCCCTCTTTACTTTTTCTTCAAGCTTTTTAGCTGCAAGTTCTGCTGCTAATTTTGCTTTTTCAGCAGCTTTGTTCATCGCTCTAACAAGGAAGAAGACTATCAAAGCAACGATAAGAAAATCTAAAGCAGCAGAAATAACCCTTCCCCAGTAGATACCGTGCCACTGAATTTCCTCAATTTTTCCAAGGTGCATCTTAGTGAGCACAGGTTGCAAAATGGCAGGAGTGATCAGATCATTTACAAGAGAGGTAACGAGTTGGTTGAGTTTGCCACCGATAATGATTGCTACAGCAAGTCCGATGACGTTGTACTGTTTTAGAAAGTTCGAAAACTCTTGGAAAACCTTTTTCATACATACCACCTCTTCCTGGTAAATTGAAACTTGCTCAATAAATTTCAAAGTACTTTTCTAACCCTCTGATTTAAGCGCTAATTCCAAAGTTTTCCAAGGAAGGAGGAAGCACTTAACCCTCATTGGATAATTCTTCACGTCGTAAAAATTCACAATAGGTCCTAAGATATTTTCGTCAAATTCTTTTCCAAGCATCATATTTTCCGCATTTTTCATGATTTGCATAGCCTCTTCTTTTGTTTTGCCTATGATTTGTTCAATCATTGCATTTGTCGATGCCTGACTTATCGCACATCCGTGTCCTTCAAATTTCACATCGACGATTTTATCACCATCGAAAAGGAAATATAATGTGACTTCGTCTCCGCACGAGAGATTCTTACCTTCTTCGACCTTGTGTGCGTTCTCTATTTTCCCATGGAATTTTTTAAGCTTTGAATAGTCCATTATGAATTCCGAATATATCATTCAAACCACCTCTTTATGTGTTTTAATCCTTCGACTAAGATGTCTATATCTTCCTTTGTATTGTAAAAATATACGCTCGCTCTAACTGTGGAATTTGGGAAATCTATTTTTGACCCACGTGCTAATACACTCATCAGTGGTTGTGCACAGTGATGACCACTCCTTGTTGCGACTCCAAAATTTTCATCAAGTATGTGCGAGACATCGTGTGGATGGACTCCTTCCACATTAAATGATACTAAAGATCTGTGAGAATCATCGATTGGACCGTAAACCTCCACGAAATCAAGTTCTAATAATCTTTCCATTAAGTATTTCGAAAGTTCTGCAATATGTTTTTCTATTTTCTCAAATCCGATAGATTCAAGATAATCTATCGTGTATCCTAGTCCAACAGCTCCTGCAATATGTTGTGTCCCTGCCTCGAATCTGTATGGCAAGATGTTGAAAGTAACGTCTTCAAATGTGACCTTGTCTATCATCTCTCCGCCGTACAAGAATGGTTCTAACTTTTCCAAAAGAGTTCTCTTCCCGTATAACACACCGATACCTGTTGGGGCTATCATCTTGTGACCAGAAAAGACTAGGAAATCTATATCGAGCTTCTTAACATCGATTCTCTTGTGGGGCACTAGTTGTGCACCGTCAACTATGAAAATTGAGTCTTTGAATGTTTCCCTAATCAATTCCAAGGGCATTTCTTGACCGGTAACGTTTGATTGACCAGTGATTGAAACGACCTTTGGATTTTTCAATTTCGCTTTTAGAATTGCATCGGTTGTGATGACACCTTTATCATCTGCCTCTATATATTCCACTTTGAACCCGTAGAATTTTGAAAGCCTTACCCATGGGACAAGGTTCGCATGGTGTTCAACTTGAGATAGAAGAACTGTGTCTTGGGGATTCAACATACCACTTCTTACAAGTGAATTTACCAAGAAGTTTATTCCCAGCGTTGTTCCGCTCGTGAAAATAACTTCTTCTGGGTTTGCGTTAAGAAACTTTGCTATTTTTTCTCTTGCTTGTTCATAAGCAACAGTAGCTTCACTTGCAAGTTTGTGCACTGCCCTGTGGATGTTAGAGTAGTGATTAAGGTAAAAATCCGTCATCTTTTCGATGACGGATTTGCTTTTAAGAGTACTTGCAGCATTGTCCAAATAGACTAACCGTTTCCCATTTACCTCTCTTTTCAACACAGGAAAGTCTTCAAGTATTTTGAAAAACTCTTCATCCGAGAACACTGTCGAGTGCATGCTCAACGACCCCTTCCAGATTGTATCGTTTTAATTCATCTTTCAGTGTCTCAAAGACCCCGCGAACAATCATCTTTTGAGCATCTTCTTTTGGTATACCTCTGCTCATCAGGTAAAAAACCATGTTCTCATCTATTGGAGCACTACTTGCCGCATGTGATGCAACGACATCATTTTCATCAACCATAAGACTTGGTATTGCTTCAACTTTTGCTTTAAGCGAAATCAAAGTAGCATGGTTACTTTGATGAGCCTCCGCTTCTTTTGCACCGCTAAGAATATCCATTATCCCTCTGAAAACTACTTTTGCTTCGTCTGTAAGTACGCCCTTTGCATCAACATTTCCATAACTGTTTGGTTTATAAAATCTCATGAGGTACAGTATATCGATAACAGTTTTTTCATTACCAAGATAGTATGGGCGTATATCGGCATACGCATTCTCTGCGTTAACTCGCATACCAAAGTAACCTACATTTATTTTACCACCAAAGTAGAAATCTTTAACTATCGTTTTTGAATCATTTTCGACGTCTATGAAAACATTTGAAATTAGCAAGTCGTCTTTAGAAGTTCCCAAATAGAGGTTGTATAGATTAAGTTTTGCGTTTCTTCTCACCTTTATTCTAAGATTACCGATGAAAAATGGGTTTTCTACGATTCGGACAAAATTCAACTCTCCATTTCTTATATCAATTAGCGTGTTGTCAAACTGGCTAACGTCGTTGACAACAATCGTTGTATCATTTTCCACAACGATATATTCTCCACTCGAAGAAAAGACATCTGCAAGTAGAACGAATTTTCTGTCAGTCCCCTCGAAGTCAAGCGTTTCGAGTAAGTTCAGACCATCAATATCCAGTGCTTCCAAACCTTTGTATGGTAAAACATTTGGCAAAGAAAGGCTCTTTAAACCTGTCCTTTTCCACATGGGGAACTTATAGGTTAGGTATTCAGAAAGCCTTCTTATTCTCCATTCATCGAGCAGGTTATTCCCACTGGGTTTGAAGTCATCAACCTTGTAATCCTCAGTGTCTATTGTCTTTCTTTGAGGAACAATGCCTCGTAAATTTTGATGCTCCAATCTTAAGGTCTTTTCTATTTTCGTTGTGTTCATACCATTCACCACCCTAATTATCCTATCGAGGATTCAATTTCCATATCGACAAGCCTGTTCAATTCTATTGCGTATTCAAACGGAAGTTCTTGGACAACTGGTTGTATGAACCCCTTAACGATAAGTCCTTTTGCCTCCGATTCACTCAGTCCTCTGCTCATAAGATAGAAAATCTGCTCATCTTTGATTCTTCCTATCTTTGCTTCATGCCCCACATCGGAGTCTGTGTTGTAAACTTCGATTATTGGAACTGTGTCACTTTTCGATTTGTTGTCTATCATAAGACCAGTACAGCTAACGCTTGCTTTTGAACCTTTTGCACTTTCCATAATCTTTAGCAGACCTCTGTAGAAAGACCAGCCTCCACCAATGCTTATACTTCTTGCATCAACGGTCGAACGTGTATTCTTGCCTATGTGAATTACCTTTGAACCTGTATCTATATGCTGACCTGGACCTGCGAATGAAATTGAGATATTTTCAGAAACGGAATTATTGCCTTTGAGTATCGTTGCAGGATAAACCATCGTTTTGTAACTACCAAACGAACCTGAGACCCAGGTCATAACCGCATCGTCTTCCGCTATTGCACGTTTAATTTCAAGGTTGAACATATTCTTGCTCCAGTTTTGCATTGTTAAATATTTCATCTTTGCCCCTTTTTTGACATACACTTCGACTGTTCCAACATGCAGGTTTACAACATCGTATCGTGGAGCAGTACAACCTTCTATATAAGTTACCTCGCTACCTTCATCGGCAATTATAACCGTGTGTTCGAATTGTCCACCGCCAGGGTTACCGAAAAGAAAGTAAGATTGCAGTGGTAGAGGGACTTTCACTCCTTTCGGCACGTAGAGAAAAGTTCCACCGCTCCAGAGTGCTCCATGGAGTGCAGCATATTTGTTATCCGTTGGAGGAACGAGTTTCATGAAGTGTTCTTTGACAAGGTCAGAATATTCCCTAACAGCGGTTTCAATGTCTGTGAATATAACTCCGAGCTTTTTCAGTTCTTCTTTGATGTTTTTGTATATCATCTCAGAATCAAATTGAGCACCGACTCCTGCTAAGTATTTCCTCTCTGCTTCCGGTATACCCAGTTTGTCAAATGCTTGTTTGATTTCTTCAGGCACTTCTTCCCATGTGGTGGTTTTTTTAGCGTTTGGCTTTACATATGGAACTATCTTTGATAAGTCTAGTTCCTCACGGCTAACACCCCAGTCAGGTTCGTGCCATTTTTCGAAAATCTCAAAAGATTTAAGCCTGTGCTCAGTCATCCAAGCAGGTTCGTTTTTTGCTTCTGATATTTCATATATAAGCTTTTTGTTCAATCCCGCCGGCAATTTTATCGCTGGTTGAACATTCACTCTTATCTCAAAATCTTCCCGTTTTTTTAGTTCGTACAAAAGTTCATGGAGGTCACTCATCATTATCCCCCCTATTTGGATGAACTGGCATCAACTGTGCCATTCACTATCGCATATCCTGTTTCTTCTACCTCATATGCGAGTGATTTA
It encodes the following:
- a CDS encoding SufB/SufD family protein, which codes for MNTTKIEKTLRLEHQNLRGIVPQRKTIDTEDYKVDDFKPSGNNLLDEWRIRRLSEYLTYKFPMWKRTGLKSLSLPNVLPYKGLEALDIDGLNLLETLDFEGTDRKFVLLADVFSSSGEYIVVENDTTIVVNDVSQFDNTLIDIRNGELNFVRIVENPFFIGNLRIKVRRNAKLNLYNLYLGTSKDDLLISNVFIDVENDSKTIVKDFYFGGKINVGYFGMRVNAENAYADIRPYYLGNEKTVIDILYLMRFYKPNSYGNVDAKGVLTDEAKVVFRGIMDILSGAKEAEAHQSNHATLISLKAKVEAIPSLMVDENDVVASHAASSAPIDENMVFYLMSRGIPKEDAQKMIVRGVFETLKDELKRYNLEGVVEHALDSVLG
- a CDS encoding MscL family protein, with amino-acid sequence MKKVFQEFSNFLKQYNVIGLAVAIIIGGKLNQLVTSLVNDLITPAILQPVLTKMHLGKIEEIQWHGIYWGRVISAALDFLIVALIVFFLVRAMNKAAEKAKLAAELAAKKLEEKVKREKD
- a CDS encoding type II secretion system protein GspD gives rise to the protein MKNTSLLKLLGALLFLLIFTSSFAELIDLTYVKTSSEIVIIVSFTKPPTVQYYSKNGSKTVHFFVVNDTCVSPIYLPINAESVDAVQVIPFRDAVNLFAYTLTPVSATYNVTGSRLYIRLPLSTSKKRMTANFTNLKSEVVFKDLADFFGINLVLYDSAKGKLVNIKANNSTIEQILRNLITLTGLSYAYSEDQTLYVGSQEDIEKTFAMNFQLPSGKVSVEELSKLFTESIYALPLSDKSKLFTYGGSNEYKILASAIGLAAREAAKKMEPKPAWYYFSYTADEKELEGFLEKLKKIYDFDFVLLPEIKQLALNGTDYEKVQELVKTLKPAQKPAIESQYKTFTTEYPQRVAEFLKQLYKDINVEVIGDKLYVSADYENVVKRLLEDPVIARPWKVMFSDISEDIVRAALSYLDIAEPNYIVKSYDNTVYVTLFVNEKKYKEFLDLVNTMSFTTATVKVDEAFLKSFNVVVVQTFSDGSRLVKGKIKEIERLKKAIEESITNVVIKAEPSDPSKDVISKVLGYPVDITTDGYWIITVPKQEYSTIQEKFKNIRENFGKSIITLSGRYDENAVEIAKKIYGVEIYTLSDRLIIYGSQAQNTREFLEKLTVENFIVPVQISLSNVHIDYVKKVYDVEIIYFPEMNKAVVFGPTERALRAAAYLKSLTIQTDLESLKLPSSLKKEDLEKLSSLLELNVKIEVIGDTVYLKGSKNDIEKLVKEINKLSLSPEMIYDVISYDESLDEILRKLYNVQTYKIKSGYIVYGTQEQLASVKSFVSGFSTQLEVRTLTTKLEAKDIETIISVYDPNVKNYKIADKVYLVGKKESLDKIEKEILQFDVQSEYNIINGKLLIEVTNKNLTELVMKVSSVFKEQAILVDELKTNVTLRLLVADFKSFLEYLQTFGVTYKQTDDVYLIYSSVPQQAVFQGQQQTQPVQPEEVIVKDGLITINASNKNVTDIVSQVLSKLGKSYKIDDVQTKIFSVSLNNIDYETFKSVFSEWVDIKEIGNVVYVSKPVSVSESKVSVKNGKISVKIDNEPLGNVIKSVFESFGYPIIFSKQINTTATMSLSEIDFDTFTSILLNYGIAIKKSGNVYVVDTTPEATKTKTTYTFNVTRGADKVKALIEFYGGKAMVNTDAGIVIAYDLDPKNVDDIRNVIDKVSKVRIVSIETKVVDESLLNSLGFDISTILSSADYLSIGTGGLSLKFKIVDFMDLQALWNKIIDEAQVQIKTSGSNVAAPYGTSGGGKLLANPNIMAKSGEQARIFIGDSIPVVITSEGRQTMNYLEAGIELRITPSINLDDTIDLDLYTTVGNFDYSVVVGGFPKQNKREVQTKITLKNGQTLIIGGLAREEVSKSEWKIPILGDLPIIGWLFKGMQEKTEQRNIVIFLTAKIIEQ
- the sufU gene encoding Fe-S cluster assembly sulfur transfer protein SufU, with the translated sequence MIYSEFIMDYSKLKKFHGKIENAHKVEEGKNLSCGDEVTLYFLFDGDKIVDVKFEGHGCAISQASTNAMIEQIIGKTKEEAMQIMKNAENMMLGKEFDENILGPIVNFYDVKNYPMRVKCFLLPWKTLELALKSEG
- the amrB gene encoding AmmeMemoRadiSam system protein B, giving the protein MNRRPVVAGKFYPGTPNQLTSMCEAFLGSEKPKNRLEKPLGLILPHAGYIYSGKTAGLGIKKAVEFGKPSNIIILGPNHTGYGASVSVWKEGEWFVPNGSVRVNSIIAEEIIDGKIIEEDESAHLYEHSIEVQLPLLIHAFGEFQIVPICMMDQRLTKARFIAERIRKILEKYPDTLVVASSDFNHYDPHELTMKKDEIAITRIISNDLEGLYEDLKKYDITMCGPGPVAVVRSLFENAELVYHTTSAEFSQDFSYTVGYASFILW
- the sufB gene encoding Fe-S cluster assembly protein SufB, producing MSDLHELLYELKKREDFEIRVNVQPAIKLPAGLNKKLIYEISEAKNEPAWMTEHRLKSFEIFEKWHEPDWGVSREELDLSKIVPYVKPNAKKTTTWEEVPEEIKQAFDKLGIPEAERKYLAGVGAQFDSEMIYKNIKEELKKLGVIFTDIETAVREYSDLVKEHFMKLVPPTDNKYAALHGALWSGGTFLYVPKGVKVPLPLQSYFLFGNPGGGQFEHTVIIADEGSEVTYIEGCTAPRYDVVNLHVGTVEVYVKKGAKMKYLTMQNWSKNMFNLEIKRAIAEDDAVMTWVSGSFGSYKTMVYPATILKGNNSVSENISISFAGPGQHIDTGSKVIHIGKNTRSTVDARSISIGGGWSFYRGLLKIMESAKGSKASVSCTGLMIDNKSKSDTVPIIEVYNTDSDVGHEAKIGRIKDEQIFYLMSRGLSESEAKGLIVKGFIQPVVQELPFEYAIELNRLVDMEIESSIG
- a CDS encoding SufS family cysteine desulfurase — its product is MHSTVFSDEEFFKILEDFPVLKREVNGKRLVYLDNAASTLKSKSVIEKMTDFYLNHYSNIHRAVHKLASEATVAYEQAREKIAKFLNANPEEVIFTSGTTLGINFLVNSLVRSGMLNPQDTVLLSQVEHHANLVPWVRLSKFYGFKVEYIEADDKGVITTDAILKAKLKNPKVVSITGQSNVTGQEMPLELIRETFKDSIFIVDGAQLVPHKRIDVKKLDIDFLVFSGHKMIAPTGIGVLYGKRTLLEKLEPFLYGGEMIDKVTFEDVTFNILPYRFEAGTQHIAGAVGLGYTIDYLESIGFEKIEKHIAELSKYLMERLLELDFVEVYGPIDDSHRSLVSFNVEGVHPHDVSHILDENFGVATRSGHHCAQPLMSVLARGSKIDFPNSTVRASVYFYNTKEDIDILVEGLKHIKRWFE